The sequence GATCAACTCGAAGAGGCGCAGCACCATGACCGGCGCCAGGCCCATCGACGGCTCGTCGAAGAGGATCAGCTTCGGGCGCGACATGAGGGCGCGGCCCACCGCGAGCATCTGCTGCTCGCCGCCCGAGAGGCTGCCCGCCCGCTGCGCCTGCCGCTCGGCCAGCACCGGGAAGAGCGTGTACACCCGCTCGAGGCTCTCGCGGAAGTGCGAGCGGGCCGACGGCAGGAACGCGCCCATCTTCAAGTTCTCCGCGACGGTGAGCTGGGGGAAGAGACGCCGTCCCTCCGGGACGTGCGCGATGCCGTGGGCCACGATGTCGTAGGCGGGGCGGCCGGCCAGGTCGGCGCCCTCGAAGGTGATGCGGCCGGCGCGCGGCGCGATGAGCCCGGAGATGGCGCGGAGCAGCGTGGTCTTGCCGGCGCCGTTGGGGCCCACCACCGCGACCGCCTCCCCGATGGCGACGCGCAGGCTCACGTCCCACAGCGCGGTGAAGGCGCCGTAGCCGGCGGTGATCTGGCTCAGCTCGAGCATCGCGTCCTCCGCATCATCCCAGCACGACCTTCTCGCCGAGATAGGCCTCGATCACCTGGGGGTTCTCCGCGACTTCCCGGGGATGGCCCTCGGCGATCTTCTCGCCGTGATCGAGGACCACCAGGCGGTCCACCACGCGCAGGAGCGTCGCCATGATGTGCTCGACCCACACGATGGTCACGCCCAGCTCTCCGCGGATGCGGCGGAGCATCTCGGCCGCGTCGTGCATCTCGGTGGGATCGAGGCCGCCCAGGCTCTCGTCGGCGAGGAGCAGGGTGGGGCCGGTGGCGAGCGCGCGGGCCAGCTCGAGCTTCTTGAGCCCGCCCGCCCCGAGGAGCGACGTGGACGCGGAGGGATCGGCGGGCAGGCCCACCAGGGC is a genomic window of Candidatus Methylomirabilota bacterium containing:
- a CDS encoding ABC transporter ATP-binding protein yields the protein MLELSQITAGYGAFTALWDVSLRVAIGEAVAVVGPNGAGKTTLLRAISGLIAPRAGRITFEGADLAGRPAYDIVAHGIAHVPEGRRLFPQLTVAENLKMGAFLPSARSHFRESLERVYTLFPVLAERQAQRAGSLSGGEQQMLAVGRALMSRPKLILFDEPSMGLAPVMVLRLFELIRRVREEGYTILVVEQNVRQVLKLVDRAYLLEVGRIKVEGRAADLAEQDFVRQAYVGL
- a CDS encoding ABC transporter ATP-binding protein, producing MLTVTRLTKQFGGFTALNAVSFEVKPGEILGLIGPNGSGKTTCFNCISGALAPTAGSIRFKDDEIAGTTPDAICHRGLARTFQIPRPFRKLSILENVAVAAHFGSARRSTEAEARQRAQEVLALVGLPADPSASTSLLGAGGLKKLELARALATGPTLLLADESLGGLDPTEMHDAAEMLRRIRGELGVTIVWVEHIMATLLRVVDRLVVLDHGEKIAEGHPREVAENPQVIEAYLGEKVVLG